The following proteins are encoded in a genomic region of Methanoculleus bourgensis MS2:
- a CDS encoding PAS domain S-box protein produces MFRVLVVDDEPALLELTQAWLARSGDMQVETTTSPTQGLDMLAKTRYDAIVSDYEMPEMDGIAFLKEVRRRGMAIPFIVFSGRGREDVVIDALNSGADFYLRKGGDPSAQFAELRNMILQAVARKQAEADVQLAGDMYQSIFEHTGAATIIIESDMTVSLVNSGFTDLTGYRREEVEGKMPWTAFVADRDLERLSGYHRARRAKTGTVPRTYEFRLVDRHGTPRDVYMTVGLIPGTDRSVASMVDVSDRKRFEEELRAAHEQMAAAFEEAKASQESLAAQCCEMENYQATLQGIIDFLPDPTFVLDRAGTVTIWNRAIEEVTGIRKSQIIGSGAGAVSGWVPGFRSPLLAESVLSRKGESIAREIHIPSPNGGEGTYLWAKASALYDAGGRLSGAIESLRDVTELKRMEAQIRHRIDLEQVVSSISARFVALDPDDLDDALNETIQALGSFLGVDRSYIFRFSNDRALMDNTHEWCAEGVEPQMAHLQGIPTTRFPWGMAQIAADRTVCIPVLDDLPPEAAAEREFLRKYGVLSVILVPVATADEVVGFMGFETITKERSWSRDDVTLLTVVGNLLADLLVRIHGHKRLRESEERFRTLVERSHDCYVRATKLPPAIEYVSPSWEHPTGYTREEFMGDPGLVERSVHPGDREIFLTMMQEPGADRVYAFRALRKDQRYVWVEVCTIPVYGDDGRLVAVEYAIHDIDAWKQAEAALIEANRKLSLMNSIVRHDILNQVTVVLGYIALLRDQPLDPVVAEALDKQQAAAEIIQSQIEFTRDYQDLGVRSPRWFLVEPLVTAAARALRPAGIRIVNELDGVSIYADPLLSSVFYNLLENAMRHGKTVTEIRVTAVSEDDGVRIVWEDNGVGIPPEHKDQIFERGFGSHTGLGLFLVKEILSITGITIRETGIPGEGARFEIVAPENGVRFE; encoded by the coding sequence ATGTTCCGTGTTCTCGTGGTCGACGATGAGCCGGCCCTCCTTGAGTTAACCCAGGCATGGCTCGCGCGGTCCGGGGATATGCAGGTTGAGACGACGACGTCTCCGACGCAGGGGCTTGATATGCTTGCCAAAACCCGGTACGACGCCATCGTTTCCGACTATGAGATGCCGGAGATGGACGGCATTGCGTTCTTAAAAGAGGTCCGCCGCCGCGGCATGGCGATACCGTTCATCGTCTTCTCCGGCCGCGGCCGCGAGGATGTCGTCATCGATGCGCTCAACAGCGGGGCTGACTTCTACCTCAGGAAAGGCGGCGACCCCTCCGCCCAGTTCGCCGAACTCCGGAACATGATCCTCCAGGCGGTTGCGCGGAAACAGGCAGAGGCGGATGTGCAGCTGGCCGGTGACATGTACCAGAGCATCTTCGAGCACACCGGGGCCGCTACGATCATCATCGAGAGCGACATGACAGTCTCCCTGGTAAACAGCGGGTTTACGGATCTCACCGGCTACCGCCGGGAGGAGGTTGAGGGGAAGATGCCCTGGACCGCTTTTGTCGCTGACAGGGACCTGGAGCGTCTTTCCGGCTACCACCGTGCCCGGCGGGCGAAGACGGGCACGGTGCCGCGCACCTACGAGTTTCGGCTGGTAGACCGGCACGGCACACCAAGGGACGTGTACATGACGGTCGGGCTCATCCCGGGGACAGACCGTTCAGTCGCGTCGATGGTTGATGTGTCCGACCGGAAGCGGTTCGAGGAGGAGTTGCGCGCGGCGCACGAGCAGATGGCCGCGGCGTTTGAGGAGGCAAAAGCGAGCCAGGAGTCGCTCGCGGCACAGTGCTGCGAGATGGAGAATTACCAGGCAACCCTGCAGGGCATCATCGATTTTCTCCCTGACCCGACATTTGTGCTCGACCGCGCGGGAACGGTGACCATCTGGAACCGGGCGATCGAGGAGGTGACCGGGATCCGGAAGAGCCAGATCATCGGCTCCGGGGCCGGGGCAGTCTCCGGATGGGTGCCCGGGTTTCGCTCCCCGCTGCTTGCAGAGAGCGTTCTCTCCCGCAAAGGAGAGAGCATCGCCCGCGAGATCCATATCCCTTCGCCCAATGGCGGGGAGGGAACCTACCTCTGGGCGAAGGCGTCCGCCCTCTACGATGCGGGGGGCAGGCTCTCCGGCGCCATTGAGTCGCTCCGGGATGTCACCGAGCTGAAGAGGATGGAGGCGCAGATCAGGCACCGGATAGACCTTGAGCAGGTGGTGAGTTCGATCTCAGCGCGGTTCGTCGCCCTCGACCCTGACGACCTGGACGATGCCCTGAACGAGACGATACAGGCGCTCGGGTCGTTCCTGGGGGTCGACCGGAGTTACATCTTCCGGTTCAGCAACGACCGCGCCCTCATGGATAACACCCACGAGTGGTGCGCGGAGGGGGTCGAGCCGCAGATGGCGCACCTGCAGGGGATCCCGACCACAAGATTCCCCTGGGGGATGGCGCAGATTGCGGCCGATAGAACGGTCTGTATCCCGGTCCTGGATGACCTGCCGCCAGAGGCCGCGGCGGAGCGCGAGTTCCTCCGGAAGTACGGGGTTTTGTCGGTGATCCTGGTGCCGGTCGCAACCGCTGATGAGGTCGTGGGGTTCATGGGGTTTGAGACCATCACGAAGGAGCGGTCCTGGTCAAGGGATGACGTCACCCTGCTCACGGTCGTCGGCAACCTGCTCGCCGACCTCCTTGTCCGGATTCACGGGCACAAGCGGCTCCGGGAGAGCGAGGAGCGGTTCCGGACGCTCGTGGAGCGGTCGCATGACTGTTATGTCCGTGCAACGAAACTGCCGCCGGCTATCGAGTATGTCAGCCCATCCTGGGAGCACCCGACCGGGTATACGCGCGAGGAGTTCATGGGCGACCCCGGCCTCGTTGAACGGTCGGTCCATCCCGGCGACCGGGAGATCTTCCTTACCATGATGCAGGAGCCGGGAGCCGACCGGGTGTACGCCTTCCGGGCGCTCAGGAAAGACCAGCGCTACGTCTGGGTTGAGGTCTGCACGATACCGGTCTACGGGGACGACGGGCGTCTGGTCGCGGTCGAGTACGCCATCCATGACATCGATGCCTGGAAGCAGGCTGAGGCGGCGCTGATCGAGGCCAACAGGAAACTCAGCCTGATGAACAGCATCGTGCGGCACGATATCTTAAACCAGGTGACCGTGGTGCTCGGGTATATCGCCCTCCTCCGGGACCAGCCGCTCGACCCGGTCGTCGCTGAGGCCCTCGATAAGCAGCAGGCCGCCGCTGAGATCATACAGTCGCAGATCGAGTTCACCCGGGATTACCAGGACCTCGGTGTCCGCTCTCCCCGGTGGTTCCTCGTCGAGCCCCTGGTGACGGCGGCAGCACGGGCGCTCCGGCCGGCCGGGATCCGGATCGTCAACGAACTCGACGGGGTTTCCATCTACGCCGATCCGCTTCTCTCGTCTGTCTTCTACAACCTCCTGGAGAACGCCATGCGGCACGGGAAGACCGTGACCGAGATCCGTGTCACGGCCGTGTCGGAGGATGACGGCGTCCGGATCGTCTGGGAGGATAACGGTGTGGGCATCCCCCCTGAGCATAAGGATCAGATATTCGAGCGAGGGTTCGGGAGCCACACCGGGCTTGGGCTCTTCCTCGTCAAGGAGATCCTCTCGATCACCGGGATCACCATCCGGGAGACCGGGATTCCGGGCGAGGGGGCGCGGTTCGAGATTGTGGCGCCGGAGAACGGCGTCAGGTTCGAATGA
- a CDS encoding tetratricopeptide repeat protein produces MAAKRLDRMAMQAATERSMININALMRDKEFASIEEANAFLQEVLKEGGPPPAPADTPLKQAQQVAYDAMEATGRHRVELARRALEISEDCADAWVLLAGEETKSLRRALEYARKGVAAGERALGKEYFEEEAGNFWSIIETRPYMRAMITFADLLWASGDKEEAIAVYQKMLRLNPGDNQGVRYILAQYFAEVDRDDIFEAILEECGEDPTAAIRYSKTLWLFRKEGAGPAADAALDEAMQGNPFVPQYLLGRRKLPPRMPDHYSIGDRNEAIIYVISAAKGWAGTEEALAWLKSRSRKVQRIQ; encoded by the coding sequence ATGGCCGCGAAACGACTGGACCGCATGGCGATGCAGGCAGCAACAGAGAGATCGATGATCAACATCAACGCATTGATGCGGGACAAGGAGTTTGCATCGATCGAAGAGGCAAACGCATTCCTCCAGGAGGTGCTCAAAGAAGGAGGTCCGCCGCCGGCTCCCGCGGATACCCCGCTCAAGCAGGCGCAGCAGGTCGCGTATGACGCGATGGAGGCGACCGGACGCCACCGGGTGGAACTGGCCAGGCGCGCGCTTGAGATCTCCGAGGACTGCGCCGATGCGTGGGTGCTGCTGGCCGGAGAGGAGACGAAAAGCCTGCGAAGAGCGCTGGAGTATGCCCGGAAGGGTGTGGCTGCCGGGGAGCGGGCGCTTGGAAAGGAGTATTTTGAGGAGGAGGCCGGGAATTTCTGGTCGATCATCGAGACGCGCCCCTACATGCGGGCCATGATCACATTCGCAGACCTCCTCTGGGCGTCCGGGGATAAGGAGGAGGCGATCGCGGTGTACCAGAAGATGCTGCGGCTCAACCCAGGTGATAACCAGGGCGTCAGGTACATCCTTGCCCAGTACTTCGCGGAAGTGGATCGGGACGATATCTTTGAGGCGATCCTGGAAGAGTGCGGGGAAGATCCCACGGCGGCGATCAGGTACTCAAAAACGCTCTGGCTGTTCAGGAAGGAGGGGGCCGGGCCCGCGGCCGACGCGGCACTCGATGAAGCAATGCAGGGTAACCCGTTTGTCCCGCAGTACCTGCTCGGACGGCGAAAGTTGCCGCCCCGGATGCCTGACCACTACAGCATCGGGGACCGGAACGAGGCGATCATCTACGTCATTAGCGCAGCCAAAGGATGGGCCGGCACAGAGGAGGCGCTGGCGTGGCTGAAGTCGCGCTCCCGGAAGGTGCAGCGTATTCAGTAA
- a CDS encoding DUF7490 domain-containing protein, which yields MRKLPGAAAVFVLLSLVLVAGCTSPQSQAGYVTIRGVDISIPDGQPPSNVTRVVVAPYLDAVYAAVEGIDLQVTAKEAGTDIVVTGKVVPVGNLTPGKTTKEEVALVLENGRRYDIWVTVWQEGRMRESGSVDVFLPDRTVAGRRLAYSLLSITALDVMTPDLEADPITLDIITGITNRDHTSSGDLTMDIRVVNLQTGLTAVRESRSLGTVAGDAAAEKRVSIRVPNGYDYEISLRLAEGGAAFATSTGRVTLAPPPQVVLDSGKAQSPVSLPVPTPAPTGGPSAQVGQFKVQSSGAPIPSPTPGFGAALAAAGILGAGFAALGRRRRR from the coding sequence ATGAGAAAGTTACCTGGTGCAGCAGCGGTCTTCGTGCTTCTATCCCTGGTGCTTGTGGCCGGGTGCACATCACCCCAGTCCCAGGCGGGCTACGTGACCATCCGGGGCGTGGATATCAGCATCCCGGACGGCCAGCCACCCTCGAACGTCACCCGGGTCGTGGTGGCCCCGTACCTCGACGCAGTCTACGCGGCAGTGGAGGGGATCGACCTGCAGGTCACTGCGAAGGAGGCCGGGACCGATATCGTCGTCACGGGGAAGGTTGTGCCGGTCGGCAACCTGACGCCGGGGAAGACCACGAAGGAGGAGGTCGCCCTGGTGCTCGAGAACGGCAGGCGTTACGATATCTGGGTGACGGTCTGGCAGGAGGGGCGTATGCGGGAATCGGGGTCGGTGGACGTCTTCCTCCCCGACAGGACGGTTGCCGGGCGGAGACTGGCCTACTCGCTCCTCTCGATCACCGCGCTTGACGTCATGACCCCTGACCTTGAGGCTGACCCGATCACGCTCGATATCATCACCGGTATCACAAACCGCGACCACACATCCTCCGGCGACCTCACCATGGATATCAGGGTCGTCAACCTCCAGACCGGGCTCACGGCCGTCCGCGAGTCCAGGTCGCTCGGGACGGTCGCCGGGGATGCGGCAGCCGAGAAGCGGGTGAGCATCAGGGTCCCGAACGGCTACGACTACGAGATCAGTCTCAGGCTCGCCGAGGGCGGCGCAGCCTTTGCGACCAGCACCGGCCGGGTCACCCTGGCCCCGCCGCCGCAGGTGGTGCTCGACTCGGGCAAGGCTCAGTCGCCGGTCTCCCTCCCGGTCCCGACCCCGGCGCCGACCGGCGGGCCGTCTGCACAGGTCGGGCAGTTTAAGGTCCAGAGCAGCGGTGCGCCGATACCCTCGCCGACACCCGGATTTGGGGCCGCGCTCGCTGCCGCCGGCATCCTCGGCGCCGGGTTTGCGGCGCTCGGGAGACGGAGGAGGAGGTAG
- a CDS encoding DUF5671 domain-containing protein, with translation MALQGLTAWRAYLYAVSLIALVVVIIGAVDLIAIAIEVIIYPAPQPYPAPQYYPGLPGSVAQVVVGLVVWGYHWRLIRRER, from the coding sequence ATGGCGCTCCAGGGTCTGACCGCGTGGCGGGCCTACCTCTACGCCGTCTCGCTCATCGCGCTCGTCGTCGTGATCATCGGCGCCGTGGACCTCATCGCCATCGCAATCGAGGTCATCATCTACCCGGCGCCCCAGCCCTACCCGGCACCGCAGTACTACCCCGGTCTCCCGGGGAGCGTGGCGCAGGTTGTGGTGGGGCTCGTTGTCTGGGGCTACCACTGGAGGCTGATCCGGAGGGAGCGCTGA
- a CDS encoding ubiquitin-like small modifier protein 1: MQIRVRAFARLREAIGGDLTLEVPRGATMAGLLAAVGEVSGEAHKALFGKNGELQGYVILMHNGRRVRRAEVETLALADGDEVALFPPVAGG; the protein is encoded by the coding sequence ATGCAGATTCGGGTCAGGGCTTTTGCCCGGTTGCGGGAGGCCATCGGGGGAGACCTCACGCTCGAGGTTCCCCGGGGCGCGACGATGGCCGGGCTGCTTGCTGCAGTCGGGGAGGTCTCGGGAGAGGCGCATAAGGCGCTCTTTGGCAAGAACGGAGAACTCCAGGGATACGTGATACTGATGCACAACGGTAGGCGCGTGCGCAGGGCTGAGGTGGAGACCCTCGCCCTCGCCGACGGGGACGAGGTCGCGCTCTTCCCGCCGGTGGCAGGTGGGTGA
- a CDS encoding molybdenum cofactor biosynthesis protein MoaE: protein MISVTRDDFDVNAVIDRVRRPDMGALVTFLGVVRDDGIEEMDLEAYEEIATKEMETIRDEAFANYPIEAVEIIHRIGRLRVGENILLIVVGAGHRKEAFSACEYILERIKQSVPIWKKEFGKDGSERWVPGEYPGGDA, encoded by the coding sequence ATGATCAGCGTAACAAGAGACGATTTTGACGTAAACGCCGTGATCGACCGGGTGCGGCGGCCCGATATGGGCGCCCTGGTCACTTTCCTCGGCGTCGTCAGGGACGACGGGATCGAGGAGATGGACCTTGAAGCCTATGAGGAGATTGCGACAAAGGAGATGGAGACGATCAGGGATGAGGCGTTTGCAAACTACCCCATCGAAGCGGTCGAGATCATCCACCGGATAGGACGGCTCCGGGTCGGGGAGAACATCCTCCTTATCGTCGTTGGCGCAGGGCACCGGAAGGAAGCGTTCAGCGCCTGCGAGTACATCCTTGAGCGGATCAAGCAGAGCGTGCCGATCTGGAAGAAGGAGTTTGGAAAGGACGGCAGCGAGCGCTGGGTGCCGGGCGAATACCCCGGAGGCGACGCGTGA
- a CDS encoding COG1470 family protein, producing the protein MTARKILLILLIVALAVPGAAAQKSGTLQTEIRCDFPGELIEAGDTAVFDLSVTNRGDTGTCYLNYWTFRGTDGWKIRFVDNDRDVYRMLIPAGGTKPVRLLVETSGHAAVGEYPIRVGIGEGTIWVYVKITKTHSGEVGTLEATVVDKEGNVVKGADVGVYDGDTRVEGMLTTAEGKVSIGAPMGTYTVRVTKPGYRPWEKEDVEVRIGRTTDLGIVPLDKENFFAEIRVKSPSRVASIGTNPQYEMILKNAGRNDDTYGLSVQGLPEQWYARFRESKEAREEVSEIYIPAGEEKTLYLDFIPPYSVDVGEYNFTALIDSAARQYEEDLTLRLRGSYSMRTYTKSYRHDIDRGDTLAFDVTITNAGVGGALTNIGINMSAPQGWRATVDPATVASLEPGERATVQVTVVPPADIVAGEYKIVALVKSDQAEGEDEYRVVVKEQSYVAILGLLVMAGVAAGLWYMFRKYGRR; encoded by the coding sequence ATGACCGCGAGAAAGATCCTCCTCATCCTCCTCATCGTGGCGCTGGCCGTCCCGGGAGCAGCGGCCCAGAAGAGCGGGACACTGCAGACCGAGATTCGGTGCGACTTTCCCGGAGAACTGATCGAGGCCGGCGACACCGCCGTCTTTGACCTCTCTGTCACGAACCGGGGGGATACCGGGACGTGTTACCTCAACTACTGGACGTTCCGCGGCACTGACGGCTGGAAGATCCGGTTCGTGGACAACGACCGCGACGTCTACCGGATGCTGATCCCGGCCGGCGGGACAAAACCCGTCCGCCTGCTGGTGGAGACCTCAGGCCATGCCGCGGTGGGGGAGTACCCTATCAGGGTGGGTATCGGCGAAGGGACGATCTGGGTCTACGTCAAGATCACGAAGACCCACAGCGGTGAAGTTGGGACCCTTGAGGCTACGGTGGTCGATAAGGAAGGAAACGTCGTGAAAGGTGCTGATGTCGGCGTCTACGACGGTGACACACGGGTTGAAGGAATGCTCACGACCGCCGAGGGGAAGGTCTCCATCGGCGCCCCGATGGGCACCTACACCGTCAGGGTCACCAAACCCGGCTACCGGCCGTGGGAGAAGGAGGACGTCGAGGTCAGGATCGGCCGGACGACCGATCTTGGGATCGTGCCGCTCGACAAAGAGAACTTCTTTGCCGAGATCCGGGTGAAGTCCCCGTCCCGGGTGGCATCGATCGGCACCAACCCGCAGTACGAGATGATCCTGAAGAACGCCGGCAGGAACGACGACACCTACGGCCTCTCGGTCCAGGGGCTCCCCGAGCAGTGGTATGCCCGGTTCAGGGAGAGCAAAGAAGCCCGCGAGGAGGTCTCCGAGATCTACATCCCGGCCGGTGAGGAGAAGACCCTCTACCTTGATTTCATCCCGCCCTACTCGGTCGACGTCGGGGAGTACAACTTCACGGCGCTGATCGACTCTGCGGCCCGGCAGTACGAGGAAGACCTCACCCTCCGGCTCCGGGGGTCATACAGCATGCGAACCTACACGAAGAGTTACCGCCATGATATCGACCGCGGTGACACCCTCGCGTTCGACGTGACCATCACGAACGCCGGCGTCGGAGGCGCCCTGACGAACATCGGGATCAACATGAGCGCGCCGCAGGGGTGGCGGGCGACCGTCGACCCGGCAACGGTTGCGAGCCTCGAGCCCGGCGAGCGGGCGACGGTGCAGGTGACGGTCGTCCCGCCGGCAGATATCGTCGCCGGCGAGTACAAGATCGTCGCTCTGGTGAAGAGCGACCAGGCCGAGGGAGAAGACGAGTACCGGGTCGTGGTGAAGGAGCAGTCCTATGTCGCGATCCTCGGTCTCCTGGTGATGGCCGGGGTCGCGGCGGGGCTCTGGTATATGTTCAGGAAGTACGGCCGCAGGTAG
- a CDS encoding ABC transporter permease, with protein MALDRLLNVARKEFSDHITSRRFVIILGLLLVISAIGMHSGIGNYNDRLESYNQQLQHMQEVAVDGPYAGWMPEKPSIMLIFNAMMAYMTTLGAVLAIAIGFDLVSKEKETRSLKSLLSHPIYRDEIINGKALGGIAALGFAMVLALAISLAMLLLFSIVPTLEEFVAILIFGVISLGFLLAYFAIALTMSTVSRESGNALIYTLVIFFAVSTLLPVLGAMAGDALAGDRPEPPQTAPMPTPVGRTVTGTASGGSFTSSVSQSVVHRVSEGPDPEWQQYEEDMKAYIEKRLLINDVTNLISPQTNYYKAAMAVTNPRLAAMVSSPYGPTPEETPGLAEALSQVWMNIAALIVFPSVFFAAAYIKFMRMDIR; from the coding sequence ATGGCACTCGATCGATTGCTCAACGTAGCACGGAAAGAGTTCTCCGACCACATCACCAGCAGGCGGTTTGTCATCATCCTGGGCCTGCTCCTCGTGATATCGGCGATCGGCATGCACAGCGGCATCGGGAACTACAACGACAGGCTTGAGTCCTACAACCAGCAGCTCCAGCACATGCAGGAGGTTGCGGTCGACGGCCCCTACGCGGGCTGGATGCCTGAGAAACCCTCGATCATGCTCATCTTCAACGCCATGATGGCCTACATGACGACGCTTGGCGCCGTCCTTGCCATCGCCATCGGGTTTGACCTGGTCTCAAAGGAGAAGGAGACACGATCGTTGAAATCGCTCCTCTCGCACCCGATCTACCGCGACGAGATCATCAACGGCAAGGCGCTCGGGGGTATCGCCGCGCTTGGGTTTGCTATGGTGCTTGCGCTCGCCATATCGCTTGCGATGCTCCTCCTCTTCTCGATCGTCCCGACGCTTGAGGAGTTTGTCGCCATCCTGATCTTCGGGGTGATCTCACTCGGGTTCCTGCTCGCCTACTTCGCGATCGCGCTGACGATGTCGACGGTCTCCCGCGAGAGTGGGAACGCCCTGATCTACACCCTTGTGATCTTCTTTGCCGTCTCCACGCTCCTCCCGGTGCTCGGGGCGATGGCCGGGGATGCCCTCGCAGGCGACCGGCCTGAGCCGCCCCAGACGGCCCCCATGCCGACTCCTGTAGGGAGAACGGTCACCGGTACCGCCAGCGGCGGGTCTTTCACCAGCAGCGTCTCGCAGTCGGTGGTGCACCGTGTGAGTGAAGGCCCGGACCCCGAGTGGCAACAGTACGAAGAGGATATGAAGGCATATATCGAGAAAAGGCTCCTCATAAACGACGTCACAAACCTCATCTCGCCGCAGACGAACTACTACAAGGCCGCGATGGCGGTCACGAACCCCAGGCTGGCCGCGATGGTCAGTTCACCCTACGGCCCGACGCCTGAGGAGACCCCCGGGCTTGCCGAGGCCCTCAGTCAGGTCTGGATGAACATCGCCGCGCTCATCGTCTTCCCGTCGGTCTTCTTTGCCGCGGCCTACATCAAGTTCATGAGGATGGATATCAGATGA
- a CDS encoding ABC transporter ATP-binding protein — MIQTENLTKIYNGKTAVDGLDLTVGEGEIFGFLGPNGAGKSTTILMLTGMIEPTDGRCLVDGIEVAKDPLAVKKIIGYLPEDVGFYGNLTAEQNLDYFARFYGMDARGRKTRIAELLDLVHLDGVTQKAGEYSRGMKQRLGLAQALINDPKVLFLDEPTANLDPEGVREYRELVEHLAAEGKTIFVSSHILSEVREVCRTVGLLAKGKLVAQGTLGEVARTLASPDGDTVRIIVETGERLPDLEDPEIIDIERNGNRAVVRATTDIRDRLAATLFEQGMHVREMRVEEPDIEDVFMAVYRR, encoded by the coding sequence ATGATACAGACCGAGAACCTCACCAAAATCTACAACGGGAAGACGGCCGTCGACGGCCTGGACCTCACGGTCGGGGAAGGCGAGATCTTCGGCTTCCTTGGCCCGAACGGAGCGGGAAAGAGCACGACGATCCTGATGCTCACCGGCATGATCGAGCCCACCGACGGACGCTGCCTCGTCGATGGGATCGAGGTCGCCAAAGACCCGCTCGCCGTGAAGAAGATCATCGGCTACCTCCCTGAAGACGTCGGGTTCTACGGGAACCTGACCGCCGAGCAGAACCTGGACTACTTCGCCCGGTTCTACGGGATGGATGCGAGAGGTCGAAAGACGCGGATCGCAGAACTCCTTGACCTGGTCCACCTCGACGGCGTCACCCAGAAGGCCGGCGAGTACTCCCGCGGGATGAAACAGCGGCTCGGGCTTGCCCAGGCGCTGATCAACGATCCGAAAGTGCTCTTCCTTGACGAGCCGACGGCAAACCTCGACCCCGAGGGGGTCAGGGAGTACCGGGAACTCGTCGAGCACCTCGCTGCCGAAGGAAAGACAATCTTCGTCTCCTCCCACATCCTCTCCGAGGTCAGGGAGGTCTGCCGGACCGTCGGACTGCTTGCGAAGGGAAAACTCGTCGCGCAGGGGACGCTCGGGGAGGTCGCCCGGACGCTCGCATCCCCGGACGGCGATACCGTCAGGATCATCGTCGAGACCGGGGAGCGGCTGCCTGACCTCGAGGACCCCGAGATCATCGATATCGAGCGGAACGGGAACCGGGCGGTTGTCCGGGCAACGACCGACATCAGGGACCGGCTTGCGGCAACCCTCTTTGAGCAGGGTATGCACGTCCGGGAGATGCGGGTCGAAGAGCCTGATATCGAGGACGTCTTCATGGCGGTCTACCGGAGGTAA
- a CDS encoding PIN domain-containing protein → MTCVCIDTNLFLELYGTDEDPGEIFADIGALKEYLVFPDIIFDEFLRNRSKVLGRAADELRRREMGEVLLPSILRESPKVAALQRTGEDYNRVVWALYDSIQGMIIDPAADPVARAFRDLARDPAVRVFRRTEDLITRAHRRKLLGNPPKSPGTGTIGDEVIWETLLLNLKEDLIFITRDWTYRYHTAYLTEEYRERTGGALTITDRVSDALKMTERPPSAALVRFEGRDEKSAG, encoded by the coding sequence ATGACGTGCGTATGTATTGATACAAACCTTTTCCTTGAACTCTATGGGACTGATGAGGATCCCGGGGAGATATTCGCGGATATAGGAGCGCTCAAGGAGTATCTTGTCTTCCCGGATATCATATTCGACGAGTTCCTTCGCAACCGGTCAAAGGTCCTCGGCCGGGCTGCGGACGAACTGCGAAGGCGGGAGATGGGGGAGGTCCTGTTGCCTTCAATCCTCCGGGAGAGCCCGAAGGTCGCCGCGCTGCAACGCACCGGTGAGGACTACAATCGGGTGGTCTGGGCCCTCTACGACAGTATCCAGGGGATGATCATAGACCCCGCCGCCGACCCGGTCGCGCGCGCGTTCCGCGATCTTGCGCGCGACCCTGCCGTGCGGGTCTTCCGCCGGACCGAGGACCTCATCACGCGGGCCCACCGGCGAAAACTCCTCGGAAACCCCCCAAAGAGCCCGGGCACCGGTACCATCGGCGACGAGGTCATCTGGGAGACGCTCCTTCTGAACCTGAAAGAAGACCTGATCTTCATCACCCGGGACTGGACCTATCGGTATCACACCGCCTACCTCACGGAGGAGTACCGGGAGAGGACCGGCGGCGCGCTTACGATCACCGACCGCGTATCAGACGCCCTGAAGATGACCGAGAGGCCTCCGTCGGCGGCGCTGGTCAGGTTTGAAGGCAGGGATGAAAAGAGCGCCGGGTGA
- a CDS encoding HesA/MoeB/ThiF family protein yields MLTDLELERYRRQIALFGEEAQERLASARVVIAGAGGLGCPVALYLAAAGVGEIRLVDGDVVDRTNLNRQVLHGDRDIGRAKVESAAGKLRAQNPDVRVVATHATINEGNAAALADGADLIIDATDNFPVRYILNRVALQSGVPLIHGAVRGFDGQATTIIPGRTACLACIFPAPPPAEEVIPVVGTTPGIIGLVQANEAIKYITGTGDLLTNRLLVWDGRAAVMATLPVERQEDCRVCGIDRC; encoded by the coding sequence ATGCTCACGGACCTGGAACTGGAACGCTACCGGCGGCAGATCGCGCTCTTCGGGGAGGAGGCGCAAGAACGGCTCGCGAGCGCCCGGGTCGTCATCGCCGGGGCCGGCGGGCTCGGGTGCCCGGTCGCCCTCTACCTTGCCGCTGCCGGAGTCGGGGAGATCCGGCTCGTCGACGGCGACGTCGTGGACCGGACCAACCTGAACCGGCAGGTGCTCCACGGTGACCGTGACATCGGGCGGGCGAAGGTCGAGTCGGCGGCCGGGAAACTCCGGGCGCAGAACCCGGACGTTCGGGTCGTTGCAACGCATGCGACCATCAACGAAGGGAACGCCGCCGCGCTCGCCGACGGGGCCGACCTCATCATCGACGCCACCGATAACTTCCCGGTCCGCTACATCCTCAACCGTGTGGCGCTCCAGAGCGGCGTGCCGCTCATCCACGGGGCGGTCAGGGGGTTTGACGGGCAGGCGACGACGATCATCCCCGGCCGGACGGCATGCCTGGCATGCATATTCCCAGCCCCTCCGCCGGCGGAGGAGGTCATCCCCGTGGTCGGCACCACGCCCGGGATCATCGGGCTTGTCCAGGCAAACGAGGCGATCAAGTACATCACCGGCACCGGCGACCTCCTCACGAACCGGCTCCTTGTCTGGGACGGCCGGGCCGCCGTCATGGCGACCCTGCCGGTCGAGCGGCAGGAAGACTGCAGGGTGTGCGGGATCGATCGGTGCTAG